DNA from Bradyrhizobium japonicum USDA 6:
GTAACGCGCGAGCCTGAACACGGGCCCCAGCGCCCGCAAGGTTTCGTAGGCGGGATACGGATCGATCAGGAAATCAGGCGCAAACGGGTCGGCCTGGCTGCACGCGATGCCGGTCATCGTGAACTCCTGATGCCGCTTTATTGACTGGAGAGCGGACACTTGCCTTCGCTCTCCGAGCGGAATGCGTCCTCGCCCTTGATCGTGGCGACGACCTTCAGCAGGTCCCAGGCCGAATTCGACTCCTCGGGCGCCTTGACCTGGAGCAAATAGAGCGGGTGGATCTTGCGTCCGTCCTTGCGGATGTAGCCCTTGCCGAACAGCGGATCGTCCGTCGGCATCTCCTTCATCGCTGCCACGACGGCCTTGCCGTCCTTGGCGCCGCCGACCTTGTCGACCGCCTTGAGGTAGTGAATGACCGAGGCATAGACGCCGGCCTGCATGTCGTTGGGATAGGACTTCGATGGGATGCGCTCGGCGAAGCGTTTGGCGAAAGCGCGCGTGCCGTCGTTCAGATCCCAGTAGAACGGGTTCATGATCTGCGCGCCCTGCGCAAACTTCAGTCCGAGTGAGGGAAGGCCGTTCATCCCCAGGATCAATCCGACCAGCTTGTGGTCCCTGGTCAGCCCGAACTCGGCGGCCTGCTTCATCGACGTGATGGTATCGTCGCCGGCATTGGCGAAGCCGACGACGTTCGCGCCCGAAGCCTGGGCCTGGAGCAGGAAGGAGGCGTAATCGGCTGTTCCCAGCGGATGCCGCACGCTGCCGAGCACCTCGCCGCCGGAGGCTTTCACGGCCTCCGCGGCCTGCTTCTCCAGGTCGTGACCGAACGCGTAGTCGGCGGTGATGAAGAACCACTTCTTGCCGCCTTGCTGCACGATCGCCTTGCCGAGGCCGCGCCCGTAGGCATAGGTGTCGTAGGTCCAGTGCACGGTGTTCGGCGTGCATTTCTCGCCGGTGAGCAGCACCGTGCCGGCCCCCGATCCGACGAAGACCTTGTTCTTCTCGGCGCTCATGCCGGCGACGGCGAGCGCGATCGACGAGTTGGGGATATCGAAGATCGCGTCCACGCCGTCGTTCTCGTACCAGCGCCTGGCGATGCCGATCCCGATGTCCGTCTTGTTCTGGTGATCCGCCGCGACGACCTCGACGGGCTTGCCGGCGGCCTTGCCGCCATAATCCTCGACCGCCATTTTTGCGGCGACGACCGACCCAATCCCCTGATAGCTCGCGAACGGACCGGATTGGTCGTTCAGGATGCCGATCTTCACGGCATCCTGGGCAAAGCCCGGCGCGGCAACCAGCATCGAGGCCAAAATGCACAATTTGTGCAGGAATTTGCTGTTCATTGTGTCCCTCCCATATGCGGTCTTGGTGCCGCTAAATAATAGTTATATTTTATAGCTATTTTTGAGAGTGTCAATTCGGCTGACCGGTGGCCGCCGCGGATTGAGGATCATGAGCTCGAAAACCGTAAGACCCGGGTTGAAGTCCGATCAGCAGCCGGAGAAATCGCTGGACCTGCGCGCGCTCCGGCGGACGCCCGGCTTCATGCTGCGCCTCGCGCAATTGAAATTCTTCGAAGGCTTTTACGAGGAGTTCGCCGCGTTGGGCCTGACGCCGGCGACCTATGCGATCTTCGCCGTCATTCGTGACAATCCCGGCGTGCCGCCGAGCAGCCTCGCCAGCCTGCTTCGGCTGCGCCTGCCGAACCTGATCAAGATCCTGAACGAGCTCGAATCGTCCGGCTTCATCAAGCGCAACCGCTCGAAGGCGGACCGCCGCGCCGTCGAGCTGATGCTGACGCCGAAGGGCGCAAAGCTCATCGCCGAGGGGGCAAGGCTGACGGAACCCTATAACGAAAAGATGCTGGCCCCGCTCAGCGCGGCCGAGCAGCGCACGCTGCTGGAATTGCTGAACCGCCTCCTGCCGCTCTAGCGGCGGGCTCTATCGCTTCCTGACCAGCTTCAGGGGACGACCGGTCTTCTGAATGCGGGGCTTGATCGCAGCGCTCTGTGCGTCGGGCGGGTTCAGGAAGCGGACGAGCATCGTTCTCAGATGCTCTACGCTCTGCTTGATATCCAGTTTCGGATCGCGGATCGGCATGGCGCGTGATCCGTCGACGAGGGCGATCAGGATGTTTGCCGTCGCGTCCGGATCGAGTCCCGGATCCACCCGTCCCCGGTCTTGCGCCTGGCGCAGGAAATCGCTCCACATGCGGCGGACCGCGCTGGTGTGGCGTTCGATGATCTCGGCGAATTCCGGGTTGCGCGCGGCCTCCGCGAGGCCATCCAGATTGAGGATCTGAGCGGGACGAAATCGCAGGCTGGTTTCCTCGATATCGACGAGCAGCGCCTCGATCACGTCGGGGGCAGCCAGAATTTTTTCGAACTTTTCGGCCGACCGCGCGAGACCGAGGTCGATCATCGCCTCGATGATCGCCACCTTGCTCGGAAAGTAGTGATAGAGGTGCCCCGGGCTGATGCCGGCTTCAGTGCAGATGTCTGTCGTGCTGGCGCCGCGGAAGCCGTCCCTGATGAAGCAGCGGATCGCCGCGCCGAGGATTTCCCCGCGCTTCTGCTCATGCTTGACGGGGTCGACTTTCCTCAAACCGGACATCTCCATTCACACTTGCCCCGTTTAGCACGACGGTCCGCCACGAGAAAATCAAAATTAGAGAGTTTCATCTATTTATATTGACGGATGTTGCGAGGCGTGACAGTGGTTATTAGAGCGATCTCTCTAATAAGCCGCCGAGCGGGAATGGGACCATGCGCTTTCCACGGAGGGCCCTGATGGGAGCCGCGCTTGCGCTCGGAGGGTGTGCGACCGCGCCGCTCGAACAGGCCGGCTCGCTCAGGAGCTACGACCGGATGTCGGAGGCGAACGGGCTGGTGACGCGATCGAAAATCCGCGTGAACAAGCAGGATGTGCTGGCGGCGAAGACGATCCGGATCGCATCGACCGTCTTTCCCGCGCGCACCGATGTCGTGTTGACCGAAAAGGAACGTCGCCTGGTCGCGAACGCCATCAGTCGCGAGCTGTGTCTCCGCTTGAGCGAGCGCTTTCGTATCGTCTCATCCGATGACGACGCCGATCTCACGGTGCAGGCGACGGTGACGCATGCCGCGCCGACCAGCCCGACCGCCTCCGGCGCATCGAAAGCCCTGTCGATTGCCAAGACCGTTGTGCTTCCCGGCGTGCCCGTACCGGTGCCGAGGCTTCCGGTCGGGCTCGGCAGCCTGTCGGTCGAGGCGGAAGCGCGCGATTTTGCAGGATTTCAGAAGGCGGCCATGGTCTGGGCGCGCGGCGCCAACTCGATTACCAACTCTCCGCGGGTCGCCAATGAGGGCGATGCCTACGATCTCGCCGCCGATTTCGGCACGGACTTCGCAAAACTGGTTACGACCGGAGAATCGCCGTTCGGCGGCATCCCCGCGCTGCCGCCGATGGACAGCATTCCCGTGCGCCTCGGCGGTGCGCCCAAATATGTCGCCTGTGAAGCGTTCGGACGGTTTCCCGGCATCACCGGCTTCGCGGGGCAGGGGCTTGGCCTGCCGCCGGCCTGGACCGATTCCGG
Protein-coding regions in this window:
- a CDS encoding ABC transporter substrate-binding protein codes for the protein MNSKFLHKLCILASMLVAAPGFAQDAVKIGILNDQSGPFASYQGIGSVVAAKMAVEDYGGKAAGKPVEVVAADHQNKTDIGIGIARRWYENDGVDAIFDIPNSSIALAVAGMSAEKNKVFVGSGAGTVLLTGEKCTPNTVHWTYDTYAYGRGLGKAIVQQGGKKWFFITADYAFGHDLEKQAAEAVKASGGEVLGSVRHPLGTADYASFLLQAQASGANVVGFANAGDDTITSMKQAAEFGLTRDHKLVGLILGMNGLPSLGLKFAQGAQIMNPFYWDLNDGTRAFAKRFAERIPSKSYPNDMQAGVYASVIHYLKAVDKVGGAKDGKAVVAAMKEMPTDDPLFGKGYIRKDGRKIHPLYLLQVKAPEESNSAWDLLKVVATIKGEDAFRSESEGKCPLSSQ
- a CDS encoding MarR family winged helix-turn-helix transcriptional regulator, with protein sequence MSSKTVRPGLKSDQQPEKSLDLRALRRTPGFMLRLAQLKFFEGFYEEFAALGLTPATYAIFAVIRDNPGVPPSSLASLLRLRLPNLIKILNELESSGFIKRNRSKADRRAVELMLTPKGAKLIAEGARLTEPYNEKMLAPLSAAEQRTLLELLNRLLPL
- a CDS encoding TetR/AcrR family transcriptional regulator; the protein is MEMSGLRKVDPVKHEQKRGEILGAAIRCFIRDGFRGASTTDICTEAGISPGHLYHYFPSKVAIIEAMIDLGLARSAEKFEKILAAPDVIEALLVDIEETSLRFRPAQILNLDGLAEAARNPEFAEIIERHTSAVRRMWSDFLRQAQDRGRVDPGLDPDATANILIALVDGSRAMPIRDPKLDIKQSVEHLRTMLVRFLNPPDAQSAAIKPRIQKTGRPLKLVRKR
- a CDS encoding DUF3313 domain-containing protein produces the protein MGAALALGGCATAPLEQAGSLRSYDRMSEANGLVTRSKIRVNKQDVLAAKTIRIASTVFPARTDVVLTEKERRLVANAISRELCLRLSERFRIVSSDDDADLTVQATVTHAAPTSPTASGASKALSIAKTVVLPGVPVPVPRLPVGLGSLSVEAEARDFAGFQKAAMVWARGANSITNSPRVANEGDAYDLAADFGTDFAKLVTTGESPFGGIPALPPMDSIPVRLGGAPKYVACEAFGRFPGITGFAGQGLGLPPAWTDSGAKESPAGNPVPPPVPGANSEQVLTQ